The DNA window GGCCAAAACCGTCAATTTCCGGCCTGCGGAGCCCTCAGCGTCGCCGCCAGACGGGCCGGATCGACGTCCGCCTCGACCACCTGCCAGCACCCACCCCAGCCCGCGGCGGCCAGCCCGGCATACACCGCGCCGGTGCGCTGCTGCAGCCCGTCGTCGCGCTCGTAGGCATCGCGCTGCCGGCCCGGCTCGACGGCGGCCCGGTGGCGCGCCCGCCGCCCGGCGAGTTCGGCGGACACCGCGAGCAGCACCTGCCAGTCCGGCGCGGGCAACCCCAGCCGGCCATATTCGAGCCGGTGCACCCACGCGACCGCCTCCCCCGCGGCGTCCTGGTGCAGCCGCGCGGCGCTGTAGGCCGCGTTGGAGGCGACGTAGCGATCCAGGATCACCACGTCGTGATCGCGGCCCAGGTGCTCGATCTCGCCGACGGCCCCCGCGCGGTCGAGCGCGAACAGCGTCGCCATCGCGTAGACCGACGACGCGAGGTCGCCGTGCTCGCCGTGCAACGCCTCCGCGGCGAGGTCCGCGGTCACCGATCGCCCGTAGCGCGGGAAGTCCAGCGTGGCCACCGACCAGCCGGCGGCCTCGAACGCCTTGCGCAGCCCGTCGGTCAGCGTCCGCTTGCCGGCGCCGTCGACCCCTTCGATCGCGATCAGCACGCCGCGAGCCCAGCTACGCCATCGCGCGAGCGTGCGCAGTTGTACGTGCGTTACGGCGTGCCGCCGTACAAACACGCACGCTCGCGGTCATATCGGGGCTCAGTACCGGTAGTGGTCCGGCTTGTAGGGGCCCTCGACGTCGATGCCGAGGTACTCGGCCTGCTCCTTGGTCAGCTTGGTCAGCTGGCCGCCGAGCGCCTCGACGTGGATGCGGGCCA is part of the Mycobacterium sp. HUMS_12744610 genome and encodes:
- a CDS encoding dTMP kinase, with product MLIAIEGVDGAGKRTLTDGLRKAFEAAGWSVATLDFPRYGRSVTADLAAEALHGEHGDLASSVYAMATLFALDRAGAVGEIEHLGRDHDVVILDRYVASNAAYSAARLHQDAAGEAVAWVHRLEYGRLGLPAPDWQVLLAVSAELAGRRARHRAAVEPGRQRDAYERDDGLQQRTGAVYAGLAAAGWGGCWQVVEADVDPARLAATLRAPQAGN